Proteins encoded together in one Peribacillus asahii window:
- a CDS encoding TetR/AcrR family transcriptional regulator, whose amino-acid sequence MSDLTPRQIKARKTRKKILETALELFSKKSFDDTTVDEIVKLSGTSKGAFYTHFKSKYEIFFEKFKEIDEVYWEFTQSLPEETDASEKLRQLSELQMVYLRDYWGKDLFRTLYTNASPNNNYFLNKNRAIFKIVHQFVSEGQKKGEFKKDLSPEEITIIITRCMRGTLFDWCIGDDNFDLLLETQKIIHTLLDGIKA is encoded by the coding sequence ATGTCAGATTTAACCCCCAGACAAATAAAAGCCAGGAAAACAAGAAAAAAGATTCTAGAAACGGCTTTAGAGCTTTTTAGCAAAAAATCCTTCGATGATACAACCGTTGATGAAATAGTTAAACTGAGCGGTACATCAAAAGGGGCATTTTACACACACTTTAAATCTAAATACGAAATTTTCTTTGAAAAATTTAAAGAGATTGACGAGGTTTATTGGGAGTTTACTCAGTCTTTGCCTGAAGAAACAGATGCCAGCGAAAAATTGCGGCAGCTTTCTGAATTGCAAATGGTTTATCTCAGAGATTATTGGGGAAAGGATCTGTTTCGAACCCTGTATACGAACGCTTCCCCAAATAACAATTACTTTTTGAATAAAAACAGAGCTATCTTTAAAATAGTCCATCAGTTTGTAAGCGAAGGTCAAAAAAAAGGAGAATTCAAAAAAGATCTTTCCCCCGAAGAAATCACCATAATCATTACACGATGCATGCGCGGAACACTTTTCGATTGGTGTATCGGCGATGATAATTTTGACCTTTTACTAGAAACTCAAAAGATTATACACACGTTATTGGATGGTATAAAAGCATAA
- a CDS encoding LysM peptidoglycan-binding and 3D domain-containing protein, whose translation MKKSILSLVAAAAISSAFTSPVQAEDVELKDGDTLWGLSQTYKASIEEIKSWNQLSSDTIYAGETLQVFQEVDYMVESGDTLSEIAHNNDVSVNDLKSWNGLNSDTIHPEQNLVMKPGVNKVETENVESGTKSEQAVPTNTAVPANTAEQEKTVSKSETTNQSDIEKEITVRATAYTADCQGCIGTTATGVDLKSNPDAKVVAVDPSVIPLGSKVYVEGYGYATAEDTGSAIKGNRVDVFIPNEQDALNWGVKKVKVQVLD comes from the coding sequence ATGAAAAAATCAATCTTATCACTAGTGGCAGCGGCTGCAATATCTAGTGCATTTACTAGTCCGGTACAAGCAGAAGATGTCGAACTGAAAGATGGAGACACATTATGGGGGCTATCTCAAACATATAAAGCTTCAATAGAAGAAATTAAGTCTTGGAACCAGTTGTCGTCAGATACAATTTATGCGGGAGAAACACTACAGGTTTTTCAAGAAGTGGATTATATGGTCGAGTCGGGGGACACGCTATCGGAAATCGCGCATAACAATGATGTATCAGTAAACGATCTTAAGTCTTGGAACGGTTTAAATTCAGATACAATTCATCCGGAACAGAACCTAGTTATGAAACCAGGGGTAAATAAAGTTGAGACAGAGAACGTAGAATCTGGAACGAAATCAGAGCAAGCTGTACCAACTAACACAGCTGTACCAGCTAATACAGCGGAACAAGAAAAAACAGTATCAAAAAGTGAAACTACGAATCAATCAGATATAGAAAAAGAGATTACCGTAAGAGCGACGGCATATACTGCTGATTGTCAGGGGTGTATTGGGACTACAGCTACAGGTGTCGACTTAAAATCGAATCCGGATGCAAAAGTCGTAGCAGTTGACCCATCTGTCATTCCGCTTGGATCAAAAGTGTATGTGGAGGGCTATGGCTACGCAACAGCCGAGGATACAGGTAGTGCTATAAAAGGAAATAGAGTAGATGTCTTTATTCCTAATGAGCAGGATGCTTTAAATTGGGGCGTTAAAAAGGTGAAAGTGCAAGTGTTGGATTAA
- a CDS encoding SLAP domain-containing protein has protein sequence MQKLQFEPSWDKTLSPKDRKRIEEIYFETSLSNPANVQLTPLWQATNHKEELLVTVLVHNFSQQVLLFHNKKLRYIENKEIIAEYIFNLPSLVIQRETSMPWTFIFPVESLKNRATLEKGYLEFVD, from the coding sequence ATGCAAAAGCTTCAGTTTGAACCATCATGGGATAAAACCTTATCCCCTAAAGATCGTAAAAGAATTGAGGAAATTTATTTCGAAACGAGCTTATCCAATCCTGCTAATGTGCAACTAACCCCTTTATGGCAAGCCACCAATCATAAGGAAGAACTATTAGTTACCGTACTTGTCCATAATTTTAGCCAACAAGTACTTTTATTCCATAATAAAAAACTACGTTATATTGAAAATAAAGAAATCATCGCGGAGTATATCTTTAACCTTCCATCACTAGTCATTCAACGAGAAACTAGTATGCCATGGACATTTATTTTTCCTGTTGAAAGTTTGAAGAACCGAGCAACATTAGAAAAAGGCTATTTAGAATTTGTTGATTAG
- the tnpB gene encoding IS200/IS605 family element RNA-guided endonuclease TnpB, whose amino-acid sequence MFIHKAFKFRLYPNQKQRELIHKTIGCSRFVFNLFLGKQKEKDAYWFITEEMKQNGQLSSNNWKGDYLNKYETIKELPELKKQYSFLKEVDSIALQKSVENLADAYSRYYKKQNKLPRFKSKKNPVQSYVTKHTNGNIAVIDDQIKLPKLGLVRFAKSREVHGRILSATIRRNPSGKYFVSLTTKVEGTELPKTNSAVGIDVGLKDFAILSDGTIYSNPKFFRSLEEKLVKAQRILSRRQERAIQQKKPLNEAKNYQKQRKKVARIHEKIVNARIDYLQKISTEIIKNHDVIGIEDLKVANMRKNHNLAKAISEASWSQFRTMLKYKAEWYGKTVIAVHPTRTSQRCHACGHTEKANRPSQAEFVCQKCGHTDNADVNASKNIKELALAV is encoded by the coding sequence ATGTTCATCCACAAAGCTTTTAAGTTTCGCTTATACCCTAATCAGAAACAAAGGGAACTCATCCATAAGACAATCGGTTGTTCAAGATTTGTCTTTAATCTCTTTCTTGGTAAACAGAAAGAAAAAGACGCTTACTGGTTTATCACAGAAGAAATGAAGCAGAATGGTCAACTTTCCTCAAATAATTGGAAAGGGGACTATTTGAATAAATATGAAACCATCAAAGAACTTCCAGAATTAAAGAAACAGTATTCTTTTTTGAAAGAAGTGGATAGTATCGCTTTGCAAAAATCGGTGGAAAACTTAGCGGATGCTTATAGTCGATATTACAAAAAACAGAATAAGCTACCACGTTTTAAATCAAAAAAGAATCCTGTCCAGTCTTACGTTACGAAGCATACGAATGGAAATATCGCTGTTATAGACGACCAGATCAAGTTGCCAAAGCTAGGTCTTGTTCGTTTTGCCAAAAGTCGTGAAGTACACGGTCGTATTTTGAGTGCGACGATTAGACGGAATCCATCGGGAAAATATTTTGTTTCTCTAACGACCAAAGTAGAAGGAACAGAATTACCAAAAACAAATTCGGCTGTTGGCATCGATGTCGGCCTAAAAGATTTTGCGATTCTGTCAGATGGAACCATCTATTCAAACCCAAAGTTTTTCCGTTCTCTGGAGGAAAAATTGGTGAAAGCACAACGGATCTTATCGAGAAGACAAGAAAGAGCGATTCAACAAAAGAAGCCACTAAATGAAGCAAAAAATTATCAAAAACAACGAAAAAAAGTGGCGCGTATTCACGAAAAAATCGTGAACGCACGAATAGACTACCTTCAAAAAATATCTACCGAAATCATCAAAAACCACGATGTGATCGGAATAGAAGATTTAAAGGTAGCGAATATGAGGAAGAATCACAATCTGGCAAAAGCGATCAGTGAAGCATCTTGGTCACAATTCCGTACCATGCTCAAATATAAAGCGGAATGGTATGGGAAAACCGTCATCGCTGTCCATCCTACGCGTACCTCACAGCGTTGTCATGCTTGCGGCCATACAGAAAAAGCCAATCGTCCATCGCAAGCTGAATTTGTGTGTCAAAAATGCGGTCACACAGACAACGCAGATGTGAACGCATCTAAAAATATAAAAGAATTAGCGTTAGCTGTCTAA
- a CDS encoding YbxH family protein — translation MGAIERNGYRFEPEYSVIGQNGAIHVYNEGAFVEEVKFSFSGKYPELNQIEQLINEYCEQHGI, via the coding sequence ATGGGTGCTATAGAACGGAATGGGTATAGATTTGAACCCGAGTATAGTGTAATCGGGCAAAATGGGGCAATTCACGTATATAATGAAGGGGCGTTTGTTGAAGAAGTAAAATTTTCCTTTTCCGGGAAATATCCCGAACTTAATCAAATTGAACAGCTAATTAATGAATATTGCGAACAGCATGGAATCTAA
- a CDS encoding DUF2533 family protein, translating to MSVHKAITLHAQKQNQDFTKFTRLDQQREEYIQEAIDLCKAGKDFTTDKINEVTLQINVLANERFIPTRKLVTTEMVRVYVESLN from the coding sequence ATGAGTGTACACAAGGCTATCACGTTACATGCCCAAAAACAAAATCAAGATTTCACTAAATTTACTCGTTTAGACCAACAACGGGAAGAATATATTCAAGAGGCTATAGATTTATGTAAAGCAGGAAAGGACTTTACAACAGACAAAATTAATGAAGTCACTTTGCAAATTAATGTGCTTGCAAATGAAAGATTTATCCCTACTCGTAAACTCGTTACGACCGAAATGGTTCGTGTTTATGTCGAGTCATTGAACTAA
- a CDS encoding amino acid permease has protein sequence MSNKELKRGLEARHIQMIALGGTIGVGLFMGSASTIKWTGPSVMLAYAVAGLFIFFIMRSMGEMLYLEPTTGSFATFASDYIHPLAGYMTAWSNWFQWVIVGMSEIIAVGMYMKYWFPDLPAWIPGVIAMGILGAANLISVKSFGEFEFWFALIKIVTIVLLIVAGLGLIFFGLGNDGQAIGLSNLWENGGFFTGGWTGFFFALSLVIAAYQGVELIGITAGEAKNPQKTITKAIQTIIWRILVFYIGAIFVIVTVYPWDQLDELGSPFVSTFAKVGITAAAGIINFVVITAAMSGCNSGIFSAGRMLYTLAMNGQAPKIFAKVSKNGIPAYCTIAVLIGLAIGVVLNYLAPPEIFVYVYSASVLPGMIPWFVILISQLRFRKVKAAEMGNHPFRMPFAPYSNYATIAFLLIVLVGMWFNPSTRLSLVVGIVFLALVVASYYVLKMDKRVPLDVKTDDDISK, from the coding sequence ATGTCAAACAAAGAATTAAAGAGAGGATTAGAGGCACGTCATATTCAGATGATTGCTTTGGGCGGTACCATTGGTGTGGGCTTATTTATGGGCTCAGCTAGTACAATTAAATGGACCGGGCCATCTGTCATGCTAGCTTATGCTGTCGCTGGTCTTTTTATATTTTTCATTATGCGTTCAATGGGGGAAATGCTTTATTTAGAGCCTACTACAGGTTCATTTGCAACCTTTGCGAGCGATTATATTCATCCTTTAGCAGGGTATATGACTGCGTGGAGTAATTGGTTCCAATGGGTAATTGTCGGAATGTCTGAGATTATTGCTGTTGGGATGTATATGAAGTATTGGTTCCCTGACTTACCTGCATGGATACCAGGCGTGATTGCCATGGGTATTCTAGGAGCTGCAAACCTCATTTCTGTAAAATCCTTCGGAGAATTTGAATTTTGGTTTGCACTTATTAAAATTGTAACAATTGTACTTCTGATTGTTGCTGGCTTGGGCTTAATCTTCTTCGGATTAGGAAATGACGGCCAGGCGATTGGATTATCAAATCTTTGGGAAAATGGCGGTTTCTTTACAGGAGGATGGACAGGCTTCTTTTTTGCACTTTCTCTTGTTATAGCAGCCTATCAAGGGGTTGAACTGATTGGGATTACTGCAGGTGAAGCGAAAAATCCACAGAAGACCATAACAAAAGCAATTCAAACCATTATATGGCGTATTTTAGTCTTTTATATTGGTGCCATTTTTGTGATTGTAACAGTCTATCCTTGGGATCAATTGGATGAACTCGGAAGTCCCTTTGTTTCAACGTTTGCTAAAGTCGGAATTACTGCAGCTGCAGGTATCATTAACTTTGTCGTTATCACAGCAGCAATGTCAGGATGCAACAGTGGGATTTTCAGTGCAGGGCGTATGCTTTATACGCTAGCCATGAATGGTCAAGCTCCTAAAATCTTTGCGAAAGTATCTAAAAATGGCATCCCAGCCTATTGTACGATTGCTGTCCTTATAGGTTTAGCTATTGGTGTTGTCTTGAATTATCTTGCTCCGCCAGAAATCTTTGTCTATGTTTATAGTGCCAGCGTTCTGCCCGGAATGATTCCATGGTTTGTGATACTGATTAGTCAGCTTAGATTCAGAAAGGTAAAAGCTGCTGAGATGGGTAACCATCCGTTTAGAATGCCTTTTGCCCCTTATAGTAACTATGCGACAATTGCATTTTTACTAATCGTGCTAGTTGGGATGTGGTTTAACCCTAGCACGCGTCTATCTCTTGTTGTTGGAATCGTTTTCCTAGCTCTTGTCGTAGCAAGCTACTACGTGTTAAAAATGGATAAACGAGTACCGTTAGACGTTAAGACGGATGATGATATTTCTAAATAA
- a CDS encoding GNAT family N-acetyltransferase, protein MAYYSGFFVFDQQKPRRAVLRNYTEADFDELIKVQSECFPPPFPEELWWNREQLNNHITLFPEGAICVEVNGQLAGSLTTLCVDFDPAHPTHSWSEITDDGYIRNHQGNGNTLYVVDISIRPKYRKFGLGKWMMLAMYQLVIEKKLDRLLGGGRIPGFKRVSGRMTAKEYVEKVLSGEINDPVISFLLKCGRTPIAVVENYLEDDESQNYGVLMEWKNPFK, encoded by the coding sequence ATGGCATACTATAGCGGGTTTTTTGTGTTCGATCAACAGAAGCCACGGCGTGCCGTTTTACGGAATTATACAGAAGCGGATTTTGATGAATTAATCAAAGTTCAATCGGAGTGCTTTCCGCCCCCTTTTCCAGAGGAACTATGGTGGAATCGTGAGCAGTTAAACAATCATATTACACTCTTTCCAGAAGGAGCTATCTGTGTGGAAGTAAACGGACAATTAGCTGGTTCACTTACGACTCTTTGCGTGGATTTTGATCCAGCTCATCCTACACATTCCTGGTCTGAGATAACGGATGATGGGTATATTCGTAACCATCAAGGAAACGGAAATACACTGTATGTTGTCGATATTAGTATTCGACCAAAGTATCGAAAGTTTGGACTTGGAAAATGGATGATGCTGGCGATGTACCAGCTTGTTATTGAGAAGAAGCTTGATCGCTTATTAGGTGGTGGCCGAATACCTGGATTTAAGCGGGTTTCCGGCAGGATGACAGCGAAAGAATATGTAGAAAAAGTTTTGTCTGGTGAGATAAATGATCCGGTCATTAGCTTTTTATTAAAATGTGGCCGAACGCCCATCGCTGTTGTTGAAAACTATTTGGAAGATGATGAATCACAAAATTATGGCGTGTTGATGGAATGGAAAAATCCGTTTAAATAA
- a CDS encoding carbon-nitrogen hydrolase family protein, protein MKLRVSAVQYHLHTISSFEEFAKQCEHYVKTAQEFEAEFVLFPEFFTTQLLSIGDEQGQSLTIQDLPSFTEKYHALFSKLAQETGMHIIGGTHVIEREGCLYNVAHLFYPDGRIAGQAKLHSTPTEVHEWNMHKGDKLNVFDTDKGRIAILTCYDIEFPEIVRMAKVKGADVIFCPSCTDDRHGFHRVRYTAHARTIENQVYVVTTGTVGSLPTVDFMRANIGQAAVITPNDIPFPPKGILCEGELNHDMIITADLDLDLLYQVREKGSVTTWRDRRTDLYPDWETSD, encoded by the coding sequence TAGCTCATTTGAGGAATTTGCTAAGCAATGTGAACATTATGTAAAGACAGCTCAAGAGTTTGAAGCAGAATTTGTTTTATTTCCGGAGTTTTTTACGACTCAACTATTATCAATTGGTGATGAACAAGGACAAAGCTTAACGATTCAAGATTTACCAAGTTTCACGGAGAAATATCACGCACTGTTTAGTAAGCTTGCGCAAGAAACAGGGATGCATATTATTGGAGGCACTCACGTTATTGAACGAGAAGGGTGTTTGTATAATGTAGCCCATTTATTTTATCCAGATGGTCGGATTGCGGGGCAAGCGAAGCTTCATAGTACACCGACTGAAGTGCATGAATGGAATATGCATAAAGGTGATAAGTTGAATGTGTTTGATACGGATAAAGGACGGATTGCGATTTTAACATGCTATGATATCGAATTCCCAGAAATTGTAAGAATGGCGAAAGTGAAAGGAGCCGATGTTATTTTCTGCCCGTCTTGTACAGATGATCGTCATGGCTTCCATCGTGTTCGTTATACAGCGCATGCTCGTACAATTGAAAATCAAGTGTATGTTGTCACGACTGGAACAGTCGGTTCGCTTCCGACGGTTGACTTTATGCGTGCCAATATCGGTCAGGCAGCGGTCATTACACCTAATGATATTCCATTCCCGCCAAAAGGCATTTTATGTGAAGGTGAGCTGAACCATGATATGATTATTACGGCTGACCTTGATTTAGACTTACTATATCAAGTTCGTGAGAAAGGTTCTGTGACAACATGGCGAGATCGCCGCACGGATTTATATCCTGATTGGGAGACATCCGATTAA